CGGGATGGTTGAGTTTCTTTGCGTTGCTTGCGGTGCCGTGCTTCACCACTTCTTCAAGAAGCGATACCATTGTCCGCGCCGTGCGTTGGCTGATTACGTCTTTAGCGTCAGGAAAATCCTGTTCCAGCACGTGACCCTCGTAGTCGGTTACTTTGCGGATGTAGCGCGGCTCAATGCGCAGCCCATCGTTGGGAAAGACTGTGTACGCGGACGTTTGCTCGTAAAGCGTAACATCAGCAGCGCCCAGGGCCACGGGCAGAAAAGGCAGGATTGGCGACGTGATGCCGAAGCGGCGCGCATAGTCGGCTACGGTTGGCATACCGACGCGCTGCGCCAATTTCACCGCCGGAATATTGCGCGACTCGGCCATCGCATGTCGAAGCGTGATGTTGCCTTCAAACTTGCGGTCGAAATTGCGCGGCGCATAGGGAACGCCCGCGCTATTGAACGTGGTGGGCGCATCCATGATGAGGTCGTCCGGTTCGGCTCCTTGGTCAATGGCCGCGGTATAAACGAACGGCTTAAACGATGATCCGGCCTGTCGTGATGCCTGTGTCGCCCGGTTGAACTTTGACGCATCATAATCTCGCCCGCCGACCATGGCTTTGATATCGCCGGTGGCGTTGTCAATGGCCAGCAACGCTCCCTGCGCGCCGGAATCTTGCTCCAGAGAAACTTTCGCTGAGCCATCCGGGTACAGAGCAAGGACCTTTACGTAAACAATGTCGCCCACGGCAAGTATGTTTCTGGGCAGCTTGTGGCCGGTCCATGACAGCTCCGCCGGTCCCAGTGAAGCGTAGTTGCGTCCCAGCTTGATCTTGCAGAATTGCAGCCCAATATCGACTACCAGAGCATGAACATAATCTCCAACGACGAGAGGCTTTTGCCAGTCTACGTCCTGATATTTGCCAATGCCTTCGCCGTTCTGGATCACGTTTTTCAACTGGCCCTTCCATCCGTGGCGACGCTCGTAGGCGGCCAGTCCATCCAGCAATGCCTGTGTGGCGCTTTTCTGCAAATCGAGATCAAGCGAGGTATATACGCGTAAGCCGCCTTCGTGCACTTCATCCGCGCCGTATTTCTTCTCCAGAAAGCGGCGGACTTCTTCCACAAAGTTGGGGGCGGGTGAACGGTCAGGCTGTATGTTCAAGTGCAGGGGCGTGGCCTTGGCGCGGCCGGCTTCTTCGGCGGTGATCTTGCCATCTTCCAGCAGGTTGTTGATGACAAGATTGCGGCGCTTTAGCGCCTTTTCAGGGAAATTGATCGGCGAATAAAAAACCGGCGCTTTGGGCAATCCCGCCAGCAACGCTGCTTCCTCCAGCTTCAAATCTTTTGCGTGCTTGTTGAAGTAGTATTCGGCCCCGGCTTCAAAGCCATAGACTCCATGTCCCAGAAAGATCTGGTTGCAATAGAGCGTGAAGATCTGCTGCTTTGTGAAGCGGCGCTCTATCTGCAAAGCAAGAAGCGCTTCCTGCACTTTGCGGCTAAAATGGCGCTCAGGAGAAAGAAACAGGTTGCGTGAAAGCTGCATGGTAAGCGTGGAAGCGCCCTGTGCGCGCGAGCTTGACGTTATGTCGCGATAGGTGGCGCCAAAGACCCGCCAGAAGTTGATGCCCCAGTGCGTTTCAAAAGTCTTGTCTTCTGTGGAAAGAATGGCGTCACGCAGCACCTTGGGAAAATCATCATAGGAAGCCAGCACGCGGCGCTGTAAGGCAAATGATCCTATCTGCCGGCCCTGATCGTCATAAAGTTCCGTGATCGTGCTGGGACGATAGCGTTCAAGTTCGCTGATTTGCGGCAGGTCAGTGGAGTAGACAATCAGCAATCCCGCCGTGGTTCCCAGGAACGCCGCTGTCAGAACCAGCACGCTGAACACAACTCTGCCCACCAGCGGTTTTCCAGCTACTTTGTCTGGCGCTGGTTCAGCAAGCGATGGTCCAGCAAGAGAGTCCATGGGGTGAGGTCAAGGCCAGAATAGCATGGTTCCCCTGCTGACCCAGCATGACAACAGGACATGCGCTAGGAACGCAACATTTACTCTTGCCGAAATAAAAGCGCGCCGCGCAGGGCGCGCCTGTTGGGAGACTAGAGAGGCCTCTAGCTTTTCTGCGTTTTCATTTTCAGGACTTCAATCGCGCGGCGCAGCTGTTCATCTTCTTTAGGTTGCGTCTTCTGCGGCTCATCGTTCGGACTGCTGTCATCGTCATCAGAGACAGCAACAATGTCATCATTGGAAGCCACCGCAATATTCGGCGTGATGCCCGTATCCTGTATGACCTTGCCGTTCGATGTGTAGTACTTGGCCACGGAGAGAATCAGCGCCGAACCATCCGGCACTTCAATCAGCTTCTGTACTGAGCCTTCGCCAAAAGTCTTGTCGCCAACAACGTCACCACGGGTGTTATCAAGAATTGCCGCCGCCACCAATTCCGCAGGGCCGGCAGTGCCGCGATTTACCAGCACAGCCAAGGGCAGATCGGTGATCTTCTTCTGAGGATCAGCAGTGTAAGTTACTTTTTCAACCTTCTGGCCTTGCAGGGACCCTATGGTGCCTTTGCCCAGGAAGAGATTGGCCACGGCCACGCCTTCCTCTTCTTCGCCTTCAGAGTTGTTGCGCAGATCAAGCACCAGCTTCTTGGCGCCTTTTTTCTGCAGGGACTTCACCTTCTCGGCAATTTCCGCGGCTTTGCCCTTGGTCAGTACCTGGGCTTTGATAATGCCGGTATTGTCCGCAGCCATTGTCTCAGTTACGGCCGGAAGAGCGACAACGTCGCGAACTACCGTGATCTTTTGCGGTTCAATTTTGCGCGTGCGGATAATGGTCAATTCCAAGCGCGAGCCGGGCTCGCCCACCAGATGATTTTTCACCGCGGCCAAAGATAGATCATGCGTGCTTAGGCCTTCCACGGTTTCAATAATGTCTCCGGAGTTCAGGCCGGCTTTGTCGGCGGGGCCGCCCGGAATCACAGAGATGATGGCGGCATAACCGAATCTCTTGGAAACCGTAGCGCCAATGTTGGCTTTGCCTTCCGTCTTCTTCTGTTTGAAGACTTTGTATTCAGACGGAGTGAGATAGCTGGAGTCAGCGTCCAGCGATTCCAGCAGGCCATGCAGCGCGCCGTTTGTGACCGCGCTCATGTTGGGCTCTTCCACATATTCCGCGCGGACGCGATAAAGCACTTCGCTGTAAACGCCAATGTGTTTGAGGGTTACGTCACCGCTGCTGCTGGCGCCGGAGGCATGTACGCCCAGGCTGCCTATCATGACAAAAGCGATGATCAACATGGAGCTGGTCAGGAGGAGAACTTGGATCTTTTTCGACATCAGATCGACCTTTATATTCCTTATTGAGACGAAGAACGCCTGCAAGGTGAGCTACCACTATTATAGCTACCTTTTCTTGGATGCAGCTCAGCTTTCCTTTGGAGCAGGAAAATCTTAAGTCACTGGCCCCGATGGCAGTTCATCCCACACTGGTTAGAACGAGTTATCTGCAATTTTTTGCGCTTAATGACGGGCAGTGAGGATCCCCAGGATCTCTCTAAGCCCTTGCCGGACTTGCTTTAACTCGCCCCGGTTGGGGGTGGGGACGGCGAAAGGTAAAGGCGACTGTTTGCGCTTGGTTTCCGCCCGCAGTTGCTGGCGCGCTCCCGCTATGGTGAAGCCCTGATCGTACAGGAGCTTCTTGATCCGCAGCACGTTCTCCACGTCGATTTTCCGGTACATCCGCTGGCCGGTACCACTCTTGGAGGGCTTGAGCTGGTTGAACTCGGTTTCCCAGAAGCGGAGCACATAGCTGGGCAGGCCGCAAAGGCGGCTGACTTCGCCAATGCGAAAGTAGAGCTTGTCCGGAATGACGACTTCGCCGGAAACGGATTTCCGGACGGTAGTCTTTGCAAGTTTATGCATTGGGGGCCACGGACGAAGCGGCTAAGCGGATATTAAGTCCGATAACGGTAAGCCGTCAACCGAAATAATCCACACGGCCGCTTCTCCCTGAGCTTTATTTCTGTGGGGGCGGGGTTGGCGTCGGCGCGCTCTTATCTTCTACCTTCGCAGCGCCCTTCCGCGTGGCGTCGGCCGATTTATGAACCACCTTCTTGCTGCCCTTTTTAATCTTATGGCCGGTTTTCTTGACGGCCTTGCCCGTTGAGTGGGCCGCATCTTTGGTATCTTGCTTGACTCCCTCGTCGGTTTGTTGTGCGATGGCTCCCAGAGAAAGAGCAAAGCCTACTACCATCGCGAATATGAACTTCAAGCGCATTGATTCACCTCGGTGCATCGGATTCACGTGGTGATGTACGAGTTGCCTCGCGGCGTCAATCAGAGGGCGGATCCAGCGGTAAACGGCGGGATGAGATGACTTCCCGATCCCGCCGCACGTAAAGGCAGCTCTATTTTCTTTATGGATTACAAGCCCTACATTGACACAGTGCCTCACTGATAGGAGGAAGGAACAAATACGAATGTTCCGAAAAAGTGATCCCAGAATATGTCAAACTCCGTACCCGTCCCATAAAGGGCTGGGTTGGGTGGATAAGGAGGGGTGCACGGATTGCCGTTACAGGCGGGGCCAATGATACTTGCTTGACCTGCGAAAGTAATGCTGTTCGTGGTCTGGTTATTCACCGCATAGACCCATGTCAATGTCTGAGATATGCTGACATTTGCCCCAAACCCCTCAAGGAAGTTTGTCCCCGAAAATGCATTTTCGACGCCATAGGTTTGTGAAAAGCTTGTTTGGCTTTGTTGCCCTTGGGTATTCGAATTCGTCGTGCTAACCGACCAAGTTGTTTGTGGCGCGCCCTCTGTATAAGGAATATTCTGCAGATTGGAGAGCGTGAACTGTGGCGGGAGAAGAGTAAAAATTCCCGAATTGACAGAATATGTGGGACAGGTGCTTGAGCCGATCAGTGAGCTTGGTTTGCACTGCCCCCATGGATCTGCGGCTAGAATGTTGTTCAGATCATTTTGTGTGAGTCCAGGGCCTTGCCCTGAAGGCCAATTTTCGCCAGCCGCCCAAGTGCGCTGAAATTCCCCGAGAGAAGGCGCACACCGTGAATCGCTTGTCGCGATATCCCCATTTAGACAACCTACAAGAATATCCACGATGTGGATAGGCGCCGTCGTATCCAGCGTGCTGAAGCCATAGCCGTTCCATTGGACAATAGTACCGCTGTCGTCATTTGTTAACGTAAAAAGCATCACGGGATTAACCCATACTTTGATCAGATCGCAATCATGATCTACCCCAATGTAGTCTCCGGCCTGGGGACCGCAGTTATTATTGGGACCCGGACCGAACAGCTTGAGGCCTTGGGTGCTGGTGTAGCTGGATGTAACAGAGGAAGATGTTTGAGATGTCTGCGTTAATGTGGTTGATTGCGTTTGTATTTGTGTTCCTCCGAAAAAGCCAGATAATCCGCTGCCGGGCGTCGTTATTTTTACCGTCTTCGTTGTGCTGTTGATAAAAGTATTTGTTATGGATGCAGTATTGCTTACGAAGTTTGTATTCGAATAATCAACAAAGCTCTTTGATCCTGGAGGAGCATAAATCACCCCAACTATCACATATTTGGGATTGATATATCCAGGGACGCTAATAGTGGCGGTTACATAGCCCGGCCCTGGCGATATAACCATTGTGAAACCGCTTCCGCTCGCAGTAATGGTTCTACCAGCGTAGGTAGCCGGGCAGCTTCCTTGCGCACGAGCGAGGCCGTCGACATAGCTCGTAAATCCGCTGAGCTGATATGTTGTATTGTCGCTTGCAATATATTTAAAATTACTAAATGACCAGTCTGTGAAAAATGCCTCAAACCCTTTTAATCCTGTGCATGGCTCTGTATCGCCGTTCACGTTATATGTTAGAGTTCCAAGTCCATTGCCAAAACTGAAGGACTGCGTCTGGGCCATCGCGCCGGAGACGGTAAAAGCCGTACTGACGACGAATATACAGAAGAATCTTTTAAACCATAGTCTCATAATGCTTACCTGATATTTACCTTTCATGTCTAGCAATTCACCAGTGTGCGTCCCAATTTAACTTCTAGCCTTGATGCCGATCTGTGACACTGGTCACAATCTGTTGCGGGGGCGCGCAACGATATATGGGTAATCTTAAAAAGCACTAATCCAAATCAAGGAGCATGGTTGAAACCCACACATCAATAAATAGTGATCCTGAATGCCCGACGCGACAAAAAGTAGTCAAGCCAGCCCCTCTGGTACAAACCCAGATGGTCAGCGGATAGTAGTCTGTTGTTGCTTATTTTGAGTGAAATTGGAGGCGGGCTTCGTGCGCCTGACGTACTTGCAGTCGAATATGTAGCTCTGAAAGCATCACGTCTCAACAGCTTTCCACACGCGGAAAAGTTTTGGTATTGCAAGGAGTTCCAACGAGGAGCGCCGGGGTAGAGCAACCTAAATCCCGGGACCCGGTGCCCTACCAGCCGAGCCACTCCCCCGAAACAGGGCGCGTAAAAACGAGAAGCCTGACCTTTCCCGCTTGCTCTGACTTAGTTTTCGGGGTTGCTCGAATTTGCTTTTTGGCCAATGTACCGATTTCTAGCCAACGGAAACTGGACGTTTGAGGATTGGCGTTCGAGCAGATATCAGCAGGAACTCAGGTGCATCATTGCGGCCAGATTCTTACATTTGAAGAGAGAAGAACGATGAACTTATTCACAATTATTCGTCCCAAAGATCCGGTAAGGTGAGATAGCCTCAGGGGGCGGAATGCGCCACGGTCTTTGAAAAACATAGCAGTCAGCAGTGATCGGGAAAGGAAAAACCTTACCACGGCCCACGGATGATCGCGCGCAGCTTTAGTACGGTTCCTTCAACGCGGAAAGCTGCTGGCGATGGCGCCCAGAGAAAGGGCAAAGCCTACTAACATCGCGAATAACCGGGCAGCAACTTGCAACCAGCTCACATTGCAAGCTGCTGCTTGTGAGTTGCTGCCGGCAGAACCGGCAGCAACGGCAGAAAGAAAAGAGAGGAACCCCGACAAGCTGCGTACCTGATGCAACTTGGCCATTCACCAGTTACGTCCTAATAAATAAGTGGTTCAAGGGGGAAAATAGATGAAACAAATCATTGCAGCACTCATAGCGGCTCCGCTCCTGGCTTTCATGGGCGGATGCTCGCAGCATCACGTGGCTACAACCGCCAGCGGCAAAACTGTCTACGGCGAACAGGCCCAGATCGTGGGACGGCTGCGCAACGCCGGAGACGATCTGAAACAACTGATGAGCGCGCCCGATAACGCCATTCCTCAAGATGTTTTGGCCGATGCCAAATGCATCGCCGTGGTTCCAGACATGGTAAAAGGCGGATTCGTTTTTGGCGCAAATCATGGTCGTGGCGTTGCCACATGCCGCACCGGAAACGGCTGGAGCCAGCCTGCATTCTTTGCCATTACGGGTGGAACGTGGGGAGCCCAGATCGGCCTGGAGTCGGTGGATCTGGTGATGGTATTCCTGGGCGATGCGGGCATGCAGCAGCTATTGTCTTCGCAATTCAAATTAGGGGCGGAAGCTGGAGTCGCGGGTGGCCCTGTGGGACGTGAAGCGCAGGCCAGCACTGATTGGAAGCTGAAAAATAAGATCCTCGTGTACTCGCGCACCAAAGGATTGTTTGCTGGTATTGACCTGAGCGGCGCGGCAGTGAAACCGGATGATGATTCCACCCGCGCATATTACGGAAAGCTGGTTTCGTCCCATGAGACGCTGATGGGTCAGGGACCGCGTAATGACAACTCGAATCTCTTCCTTTCAGACGTGAGAGAAGCATTCCGCGAATCCAAAACCAAGGAAGCGGCAAGTTCCAGATAGCTGCTTTTAACAAACAAAAGGGCGCGCTTTGCGGGCGCGCCCTTTTTCTCTCTGGCCTTGTGAGTTCTAGTACGGTTCCTTCAATGCGGAAAGCTGCTGGCGATGGCTGCGGCTAAGCGTGACCTGCTTGCCGGAAACAAGCGTCACCAGATATTTGCCGCTGAATGACCGTCGCAGCTCATGAATGCGGTTGCGGTTCACGATGACGGAGCGATGGATACGGACAAAGTCGCGCTCCGGCAACCGTGTTTCCATGGTGCTTAGTTTCTCGCGCACGCGATAGTGTGCCTCTCCCGCATGCACACGCACATAGTTGCCCGATGCTTCAAAGTATTCGACTTCATCAAGCGGGACAAACACTGTCCGTCCGCTTTCCTTGATCGGTAATCTGCCGCTGGTTACTGCGCCTTCTAATGTGCTCATACACTACACCTGGCTCGCTTCCTCTGGCGTGTTAGACGAAGTGGGAGAGAAATGGTCACAAATATTTTTTCAGGGAAGTTAGATCTTAATTTCGGGCAATGCA
This region of Terriglobia bacterium genomic DNA includes:
- a CDS encoding MerR family transcriptional regulator; protein product: MHKLAKTTVRKSVSGEVVIPDKLYFRIGEVSRLCGLPSYVLRFWETEFNQLKPSKSGTGQRMYRKIDVENVLRIKKLLYDQGFTIAGARQQLRAETKRKQSPLPFAVPTPNRGELKQVRQGLREILGILTARH
- a CDS encoding lipid-binding SYLF domain-containing protein — its product is MGGCSQHHVATTASGKTVYGEQAQIVGRLRNAGDDLKQLMSAPDNAIPQDVLADAKCIAVVPDMVKGGFVFGANHGRGVATCRTGNGWSQPAFFAITGGTWGAQIGLESVDLVMVFLGDAGMQQLLSSQFKLGAEAGVAGGPVGREAQASTDWKLKNKILVYSRTKGLFAGIDLSGAAVKPDDDSTRAYYGKLVSSHETLMGQGPRNDNSNLFLSDVREAFRESKTKEAASSR
- a CDS encoding LytTR family transcriptional regulator; the protein is MSTLEGAVTSGRLPIKESGRTVFVPLDEVEYFEASGNYVRVHAGEAHYRVREKLSTMETRLPERDFVRIHRSVIVNRNRIHELRRSFSGKYLVTLVSGKQVTLSRSHRQQLSALKEPY
- a CDS encoding PBP1A family penicillin-binding protein, coding for MDSLAGPSLAEPAPDKVAGKPLVGRVVFSVLVLTAAFLGTTAGLLIVYSTDLPQISELERYRPSTITELYDDQGRQIGSFALQRRVLASYDDFPKVLRDAILSTEDKTFETHWGINFWRVFGATYRDITSSSRAQGASTLTMQLSRNLFLSPERHFSRKVQEALLALQIERRFTKQQIFTLYCNQIFLGHGVYGFEAGAEYYFNKHAKDLKLEEAALLAGLPKAPVFYSPINFPEKALKRRNLVINNLLEDGKITAEEAGRAKATPLHLNIQPDRSPAPNFVEEVRRFLEKKYGADEVHEGGLRVYTSLDLDLQKSATQALLDGLAAYERRHGWKGQLKNVIQNGEGIGKYQDVDWQKPLVVGDYVHALVVDIGLQFCKIKLGRNYASLGPAELSWTGHKLPRNILAVGDIVYVKVLALYPDGSAKVSLEQDSGAQGALLAIDNATGDIKAMVGGRDYDASKFNRATQASRQAGSSFKPFVYTAAIDQGAEPDDLIMDAPTTFNSAGVPYAPRNFDRKFEGNITLRHAMAESRNIPAVKLAQRVGMPTVADYARRFGITSPILPFLPVALGAADVTLYEQTSAYTVFPNDGLRIEPRYIRKVTDYEGHVLEQDFPDAKDVISQRTARTMVSLLEEVVKHGTASNAKKLNHPVAGKTGTTNDYTDAWFVGFTPSLTCGVWVGFDEKKNLGENETGGHAALPIWLDFMRAVVADPARKNEAFAAVGSDKKKAAAVKRAAITPPRHAGDAEAH
- a CDS encoding PDZ domain-containing protein yields the protein MSKKIQVLLLTSSMLIIAFVMIGSLGVHASGASSSGDVTLKHIGVYSEVLYRVRAEYVEEPNMSAVTNGALHGLLESLDADSSYLTPSEYKVFKQKKTEGKANIGATVSKRFGYAAIISVIPGGPADKAGLNSGDIIETVEGLSTHDLSLAAVKNHLVGEPGSRLELTIIRTRKIEPQKITVVRDVVALPAVTETMAADNTGIIKAQVLTKGKAAEIAEKVKSLQKKGAKKLVLDLRNNSEGEEEEGVAVANLFLGKGTIGSLQGQKVEKVTYTADPQKKITDLPLAVLVNRGTAGPAELVAAAILDNTRGDVVGDKTFGEGSVQKLIEVPDGSALILSVAKYYTSNGKVIQDTGITPNIAVASNDDIVAVSDDDDSSPNDEPQKTQPKEDEQLRRAIEVLKMKTQKS